CCCCGGAAATCCGAGATCGGGAAGATCGACTTGAACACCGCCTGCAGCCCCGTGTCCTCGCGGTCGGAGGGCGCCGTGTACATCTGCAGGAAGCGCTCGTAGGAATGCTTCTGGACCTCGATCAGGTTCGGAATCGGGATCGAGGTGTGGATCTTCGAGAAGTTCAGACGCTCCCTCTGGGAGCCGTTATTGTGATTCTCCACTTCGTTGACTCCAGCTTCTCTCGGGTTTGGACGGAGGGGCGGGGGCACACCACGCCCCCAGGCCGTGTCCGGCGATCACCCGCAACGGGCGCCGCCGGAATGTCCGAGGCTACTTCAACTCGACCTTGGCGCCGGCTTCGACGAACTTCTTCTTGATCTCCTCGGCTTCCGCCTTGGAGACGCCTTCCTTCACCGGCTTGGGGGCGCCGTCGACGAGGTCCTTGGCCTCCTTCAGACCGAGGCTGGTGACCTCACGGACGACCTTGATCACGTTGATCTTCTTGTCGCCCACGTCGGTCAGCATCACCGTGAAGGCGTCCTTTTCCTCGGCCGGGGCGGCCGCGGCGCCTCCCGCGGGCATCGCCATCATGGGCATGGCCGCCGCGGCAGAGACACCGAACTCGCTCTCGATCTCCTTGACCAGCTGGGCGATCTCCAGCATGGGCGCCTCTTTGAGGTAGTTCTTGACGTCGTCCTTGGTGATGGCGGGCATTTTTTCCTCCTGGGGTGGCCCCGTTTCGATTCTTTATCTTTCCGTTTTCCCCGCGACCGGGCCGAAAACCGGCTTGCCGCGCGGGACAGCCGGCGATCAGCCGGCGTTCATCTTCTTGGCGATCTGGTCCAGCACCGACGCGAAATCCCGGACGGGCGCGAGCAGCACCCG
Above is a window of Candidatus Polarisedimenticolia bacterium DNA encoding:
- the rplL gene encoding 50S ribosomal protein L7/L12, whose protein sequence is MPAITKDDVKNYLKEAPMLEIAQLVKEIESEFGVSAAAAMPMMAMPAGGAAAAPAEEKDAFTVMLTDVGDKKINVIKVVREVTSLGLKEAKDLVDGAPKPVKEGVSKAEAEEIKKKFVEAGAKVELK